In one Patescibacteria group bacterium genomic region, the following are encoded:
- a CDS encoding AbrB/MazE/SpoVT family DNA-binding domain-containing protein, protein MAIRKSEDKNIRKILKSGDSYAVTIPIEMINELKWREKQKVVVKMKGKSIIVRDWK, encoded by the coding sequence ATGGCGATAAGAAAATCAGAAGACAAAAATATTCGTAAAATTTTAAAAAGCGGTGATAGCTATGCCGTAACGATTCCGATTGAAATGATCAATGAACTAAAATGGAGAGAAAAACAGAAAGTAGTTGTCAAAATGAAAGGAAAGAGTATAATTGTTAGAGATTGGAAATAA